From Anopheles coluzzii chromosome 3, AcolN3, whole genome shotgun sequence, the proteins below share one genomic window:
- the LOC120957918 gene encoding glyoxylate reductase/hydroxypyruvate reductase-like isoform X1: MSFRAIVLIFATLCLCETLSSISAQTASTMVNSGQRPVVLVTNKETPEKGINKLKLKADVIFPKSHPATREEVLELAGQVDGIMWVGHMPLNGEVLDRGGSRLKAISTMSAGMDYVDVEEFRKRKFPLGYTPIVLNDAVADSAIGLMIAAGRRYHEGRLAIDQSQWTGGPQWLLGQDIKGSTVGIIGLGGIGQTIAKRLKGFDIGQLLYTGRRPKPEAEALGAKLVPQDELLQESDYVFITVPLTNETRHMINESTLAKMKPTAVLVNVARGDIVDQRALVAALKNGTIFAAGLDVVSPEPLPADDELLRLPNAVVIPHLGSATVQTRNNMAEIAALNVLAGIAGTPMFSPYPY, translated from the exons TGCTCAAACTGCATCAACGATGGTCAACTCGGGACAGCGTCCGGTCGTGCTCGTAACCAACAAGGAAACGCCGGAAAAGGGTATCAACAAACTAAAGCTAAA GGCTGATGTAATCTTCCCGAAAAGCCATCCTGCCACACGCGAGGAAGTGCTCGAGCTGGCGGGCCAGGTCGATGGCATCATGTGGGTCGGCCATATGCCACTGAACGGTGAGGTGCTGGATCGGGGCGGTTCCCGCCTGAAGGCAATCTCCACCATGTCGGCCGGCATGGATTACGTGGACGTGGAGGAGTTCCGGAAGCGCAAGTTCCCGCTCGGCTACACCCCGATCGTGCTGAACGATGCGGTGGCCGATTCGGCCATCGGGCTCATGATTGCCGCCGGTCGGCGCTACCACGAGGGCCGGCTGGCCATCGATCAGTCGCAGTGGACGGGCGGCCCGCAGTGGCTGCTCGGGCAGGACATAAAGGGCAGCACGGTGGGCATCATCGGGCTGGGCGGCATCGGGCAAACGATTGCGAAGCGCCTGAAAGGGTTCGACATTGGGCAGCTGCTGTACACGGGCCGTCGGCCCAAGCCGGAAGCGGAAGCGCTCGGCGCCAAGCTGGTACCGCAGGACGAGCTGCTGCAGGAGAGCGATTACGTGTTCATTACCGTACCGCTCACGAACGAAACGCGCCACATGATCAACGAGAGTACGCTGGCCAAAATGAAACCCACCGCCGTGCTGGTTAATGTGGCCCGGGGTGATATCGTCGATCAGCGGGCACTGGTGGCGGCACTCAAGAACGGTACGATCTTTGCGGCCGGATTGGATGTGGTGTCGCCGGAACCGCTGCCCGCGGACGATGAGCTGTTGCGCCTTCCGAATGCAG TTGTCATCCCCCACCTGGGCTCGGCCACCGTGCAGACGCGGAACAATATGGCGGAAATTGCTGCATTGAACGTGCTGGCGGGCATCGCGGGAACACCCATGTTCTCCCCCTATCCGTATTAA
- the LOC120957918 gene encoding glyoxylate reductase/hydroxypyruvate reductase-like isoform X2, protein MVNSGQRPVVLVTNKETPEKGINKLKLKADVIFPKSHPATREEVLELAGQVDGIMWVGHMPLNGEVLDRGGSRLKAISTMSAGMDYVDVEEFRKRKFPLGYTPIVLNDAVADSAIGLMIAAGRRYHEGRLAIDQSQWTGGPQWLLGQDIKGSTVGIIGLGGIGQTIAKRLKGFDIGQLLYTGRRPKPEAEALGAKLVPQDELLQESDYVFITVPLTNETRHMINESTLAKMKPTAVLVNVARGDIVDQRALVAALKNGTIFAAGLDVVSPEPLPADDELLRLPNAVVIPHLGSATVQTRNNMAEIAALNVLAGIAGTPMFSPYPY, encoded by the exons ATGGTCAACTCGGGACAGCGTCCGGTCGTGCTCGTAACCAACAAGGAAACGCCGGAAAAGGGTATCAACAAACTAAAGCTAAA GGCTGATGTAATCTTCCCGAAAAGCCATCCTGCCACACGCGAGGAAGTGCTCGAGCTGGCGGGCCAGGTCGATGGCATCATGTGGGTCGGCCATATGCCACTGAACGGTGAGGTGCTGGATCGGGGCGGTTCCCGCCTGAAGGCAATCTCCACCATGTCGGCCGGCATGGATTACGTGGACGTGGAGGAGTTCCGGAAGCGCAAGTTCCCGCTCGGCTACACCCCGATCGTGCTGAACGATGCGGTGGCCGATTCGGCCATCGGGCTCATGATTGCCGCCGGTCGGCGCTACCACGAGGGCCGGCTGGCCATCGATCAGTCGCAGTGGACGGGCGGCCCGCAGTGGCTGCTCGGGCAGGACATAAAGGGCAGCACGGTGGGCATCATCGGGCTGGGCGGCATCGGGCAAACGATTGCGAAGCGCCTGAAAGGGTTCGACATTGGGCAGCTGCTGTACACGGGCCGTCGGCCCAAGCCGGAAGCGGAAGCGCTCGGCGCCAAGCTGGTACCGCAGGACGAGCTGCTGCAGGAGAGCGATTACGTGTTCATTACCGTACCGCTCACGAACGAAACGCGCCACATGATCAACGAGAGTACGCTGGCCAAAATGAAACCCACCGCCGTGCTGGTTAATGTGGCCCGGGGTGATATCGTCGATCAGCGGGCACTGGTGGCGGCACTCAAGAACGGTACGATCTTTGCGGCCGGATTGGATGTGGTGTCGCCGGAACCGCTGCCCGCGGACGATGAGCTGTTGCGCCTTCCGAATGCAG TTGTCATCCCCCACCTGGGCTCGGCCACCGTGCAGACGCGGAACAATATGGCGGAAATTGCTGCATTGAACGTGCTGGCGGGCATCGCGGGAACACCCATGTTCTCCCCCTATCCGTATTAA
- the LOC120957919 gene encoding glyoxylate reductase/hydroxypyruvate reductase-like, whose amino-acid sequence MRRPRVLVTHHQVQPVALDRLRKDCDVIVPAVDFPSRAQILDLCPGVDGLLWTSYKMKLDREVLDACGAQLKAISLTMNGVDCVDVKELARRNIPLGHTPYIPNRAVADLAVGLMLSVNERLLSTAGEICYQRQPIQGSTIGIVGFGGIGQLIASRLQAFDVGCILYCGPRPKASADAFHAQFVAFEQLLVRSDFVFISCPLTDATVRMFGREAFAAMKPTAVLINVARGAIVDEAALLDALKGGQIRAAGLDTVTDEPLPPYSELFNLPNCVILPHLGTATKRTRDEMAVRAVENLMHGLRNATMPAQFQTQ is encoded by the exons ATGCGGCGTCCCCGAGTGCTGGTGACGCATCATCAGGTGCAGCCGGTTGCATTGGATCGTTTGCGCAAGGA TTGTGATGTGATCGTCCCAGCAGTAGATTTCCCATCCCGTGCTCAAATACTCGATCTCTGCCCGGGCGTTGATGGCCTGCTGTGGACAAGCTACAAGATGAAGCTGGACCGAGAGGTCCTGGATGCATGCGGAGCACAGCTGAAAGCGATTTCCCTCACGATGAACGGTGTCGATTGTGTCGATGTGAAGGAGCTGGCTAGAAGAAACATTCCACTCGGACATACACCCTACATCCCGAACCGTGCAGTGGCAGATTTAGCCGTAGGTCTGATGCTTTCCGTCAACGAGCGACTGTTATCTACTGCTGGCGAAATATGTTATCAGCGTCAGCCCATCCAAGGATCAACGATCGGTATCGTAGGGTTCGGTGGTATTGGCCAGTTGATTGCCAGCAGACTGCAAGCGTTCGATGTCGGCTGCATCCTCTACTGTGGCCCGCGTCCCAAAGCGAGTGCAGACGCCTTCCATGCCCAGTTCGTAGCGTTCGAGCAGCTGCTTGTACGGTCGGATTTCGTATTCATCAGCTGTCCCCTAACCGACGCTACCGTTCGGATGTTTGGCCGGGAAGCATTTGCAGCGATGAAGCCAACTGCCGTACTGATCAACGTTGCACGTGGCGCGATCGTCGACGAGGCTGCCCTGCTGGATGCGTTGAAAGGTGGACAAATAAGAGCGGCTGGATTGGATACTGTGACGGATGAACCATTACCGCCGTATAGTGAACTGTTTAACCTGCCAAACTGTG TGATTCTACCACACCTGGGAACGGCAACGAAACGGACGCGCGACGAGATGGCTGTACGAGCGGTGGAGAATTTAATGCACGGTTTGCGGAATGCAACGATGCCAGCACAATTTCAGACGCAATAA
- the LOC120956436 gene encoding glyoxylate reductase/hydroxypyruvate reductase-like: MRTGVVRLARALPKMLDPPLQQHSFGGHRPKLAVTCADIPVRYIDLLKQNCDVTVCQGTSRTDILRTITGAEGILWLTGDRLDAEALDSAGQQLKVVSTMTSGMDYVDAGEFTKRGIALGHTPKVVNDPVADIAIGLMLAAARRFHEGRLKIATGEWEMRPQWMLGQDVPGSTVGIVGFGGIGQTILKRLKGFDIGRCLYTGRSRKPEADLVGASYVDLATLLRESDFVFIACPLTGETARMFNRETLALMKQSSVLINVARGGIVDQPALVEALREGTIFAAGLDVMTPEPLDTNDPLLSLPNCVVVPHLGTATQQSLLDMFAITANNVLSVIAGGPLVAPYQKG; the protein is encoded by the exons ATGCGTACCGGAGTGGTACGCTTGGCACGAGCATTACCAAAGATGCTGGACCCCCCGCTACAGCAGCACAGCTTCGGTGGCCATCGTCCCAAGCTGGCCGTGACGTGTGCCGACATTCCCGTTCGCTACATCGATCTTCTCAAGCAAAA CTGCGATGTGACCGTGTGCCAGGGAACGAGCCGTACCGACATCCTGCGCACCATTACCGGTGCCGAGGGGATCCTGTGGCTCACTGGCGATCGGCTCGATGCAGAAGCGCTCGATTCAGCCGGCCAGCAGCTGAAGGTGGTCTCTACCATGACGTCTGGTATGGATTACGTCGATGCTGGTGAGTTCACCAAGCGCGGCATTGCCCTTGGCCACACACCGAAGGTGGTGAACGATCCGGTGGCGGACATTGCGATCGGGCTGATGCTAGCCGCGGCCCGGCGGTTCCACGAAGGTCGGCTCAAGATTGCCACCGGTGAGTGGGAAATGCGACCACAGTGGATGTTGGGCCAGGATGTTCCCGGATCGACGGTTGGCATCGTAGGGTTCGGCGGCATCGGACAAACGATACTGAAGCGTCTGAAAGGGTTCGACATTGGACGGTGTCTGTACACGGGTAGGAGCAGGAAGCCGGAAGCTGATCTGGTTGGAGCATCGTACGTCGATCTGGCAACGCTGCTGCGGGAAAGCGATTTCGTATTCATCGCCTGCCCGCTGACGGGCGAAACGGCAAGGATGTTCAATCGCGAAACGCTCGCGCTGATGAAACAGTCGAGCGTGTTGATCAATGTCGCACGTGGCGGGATCGTCGATCAGCCGGCGCTGGTGGAGGCGCTTCGCGAGGGGACCATTTTTGCTGCTGGACTGGACGTGATGACGCCGGAACCGTTGGATACGAACGATCCACTGCTATCGCTGCCAAATTgtg TTGTCGTGCCTCATCTGGGCACGGCTACCCAGCAGAGCCTTCTGGACATGTTTGCTATCACAGCAAATAACGTGCTCTCCGTTATAGCAGGCGGACCACTTGTGGCACCGTATCAAAAGggataa
- the LOC120956438 gene encoding 28S ribosomal protein S7, mitochondrial produces MLRKIACTVWQRHAAAQCIVPVARMSQYGPHFIEPIVNRDKIEELHKTGDLSKISHVPVKAALSNQNCSVFYDPLVAQFTNYVMKQGNKQLARDLVEKGFENIKRLQLERYHLSESEEEKAKLELNPRRLLHQAVENCRPLLQLTPIKRGGVRYQVPVPITEKRSYFLAMKWLLEAIREKERTVHFPEKMAWEILDAAANQGKVVKRKHELHRQCEANRAYAHYRWS; encoded by the exons ATGCTGCGAAAGATAGCGTGCACCGTGTGGCAAAG GCATGCGGCTGCCCAGTGCATCGTGCCGGTCGCCCGGATGTCCCAGTACGGGCCGCACTTCATCGAACCGATCGTGAACAGGGATAAGATCGAGGAGCTGCACAAAACCGGCGACCTGTCGAAGATATCGCACGTCCCGGTGAAGGCCGCCCTCAGCAATCAGAACTGCTCCGTGTTTTACGATCCGCTCGTTGCCCAGTTCACAAATTATGTAATGAAGCAGGGCAACAAACAGCTTGCCCGCGACCTGGTCGAGAAGGGATTCGAAAACATCAAGCGGCTACAGCTGGAACGGTACCATCTGTCCGAGTCGGAGGAGGAAAAGGCTAAGCTGGAGCTGAATCCGCGCCGGCTGCTGCACCAGGCGGTGGAAAACTGTCGCCCACTGTTGCAGCTGACCCCGATCAAGCGTGGTGGCGTGCGGTACCAGGTGCCGGTGCCGATCACCGAGAAGCGATCGTACTTTCTCGCCATGAAGTGGTTGCTCGAAGCGATCCGGGAGAAGGAGCGCACGGTGCATTTCCCGGAGAAGATGGCGTGGGAGATACTGGATGCGGCCGCCAATCAGGGCAAGGTGGTTAAGCGCAAGCACGAGCTGCACCGACAGTGTGAGGCGAACCGTGCCTACGCACATTATCGATGGAGCTAA
- the LOC120956437 gene encoding transmembrane protein 186-like, with protein sequence MLRTLRLVQSLGTKKGSVISSLTYHRQAICLQQQNINKPAFGGLVRHCSTNSALASTEQPATTSTEKDNESNATNWTTIYHFPSIMLTASLKRLKFYPMVCTGVSVPISIGLAYMDIWSMTTAEIVGAIGFTTSLTLSLFGMITDNLVGFVYCDDRLSKVKISFLDAKGKRQNRIYSVDDLVSRTELPKSFLKMYFPVKNHENGDVYKLVHQYGEIYDVHAFNKVFGHDVVSK encoded by the exons ATGCTGCGCACATTACGCCTCGTGCAAAGTTTAGGCACCAAGAAGGGCAGCGTTATATCATCACTGACCTACCACCGGCAGGCGATCTGCttgcagcaacaaaacatcaacaaacccGCTTTCGGTGGCCTCGTCCGACACTGTTCCACAAACTCTGCACTAGCCAGTACGGAACAACCGGCCACAACCTCGACGGAAAAGGACAACGAGAGCAACGCTACAAACTGGACCACAATCTACCACTTCCCGTCAATCATGCTGACTGCTTCGTTGAAAAGGCTCAAATTCTATCCCATGGTTTGCACCGGCGTTTCCGTTCCCATATCGATCGGACTCGCTTACATGGACATTTGGTCGATGACCACTGCCGAGATTGTGGGAGCGATTG GCTTTACCACATCGCTGACCCTTTCGCTGTTCGGAATGATCACCGATAATCTGGTCGGGTTCGTGTATTGTGACGATCGATTGAGCAAGGTGAAGATATCGTTCCTGGACGCGAAGGGTAAGCGGCAGAACCGCATCTACTCGGTGGACGATCTCGTGTCCAGAACGGAGCTGCCCAAATCTTTTCTGAAGATGTACTTCCCGGTGAAAAATCACGAGAACGGCGATGTGTACAAGCTGGTACATCAGTATGGTGAAATATACGACGTCCATGCGTTTAACAAGGTATTTGGCCATGATGTTGTTAGCAAGTGA
- the LOC120956435 gene encoding transducin beta-like protein 3: protein MRKCHNKPLVSKHVRRISIQHFEIVQEKPDKMNTKVKLKEVYEVKQQYKAFYTGGTIVWKPDAQQFLCLNNGTISIVSVDNLHEPVALGEQETDGEIAEDVIYTFAVSNTGNSIVSGHRSGLLKLWDGEKHTVQKMWKTVHQGPISRLVFSPTDSVIASGGSDSTIRLWDPTEQVCLGTLRGAEGLINVIVFHPNADSKIVVAVGDDTKIRAWDYESRKQIKTFEGHFSRVTGVSFSEDRTHLVSAGRDKILILWNFESQQAVKTIPVYETLESVVVLPAGLRVGGIKLKKGKVYAACGGEEGLIKVWEMTGAKIIFKQSNSLVAKAAEEGGLAITHLFYSEPHGRMAVVSADHNILVHDCENFDYVHQLSGFSDEILDLILFGKRDQHIAMATNSSDFKVYDVSTMNCRLVKGHTDIVLSLCANDRYLLSSSKDNSIRLWSFTEEPFTISCVAIGLKHTNTVGCVTLSRQGGNFCASVSQDRCLKTWKIPKKFTTEEDGELPRLQCSLTALAHEKDINCVTISPNDRLIATASQDKTAKLWDASDLSVVGVFRGHTRGIWAVRFSPVDQILLTNAADCTIKLWSLEDMTCLKTLEGHDSSVLRVEFLTNGMQLLSAGADGLVKLWSIKTSDCVQTLDKHDNRVWALCVTRDESVFYSGGSDSQLIQWQDVTESKRQQELDQRKDTLLQEQELSNLLSERKLLKALRLSLNLDRPLSTLKIVNEVIRTKEQGLEDTVRKLSNDHKERLLRHAIEWNTNSKNCRPAQLALNVLLQETLAGRFQVSELNKHLEASLPYTERHFKRLTEYVKDLKFVEYSLRCMQPHAARMD, encoded by the exons ATGCGCAAATGTCACAACAAGCCTCTGGTATCAAAACACGTGCGTCGCATTTCGATACAACATTTCGAAATTGTACAAGAAAAACCGGACAAAATGAATACTAAAGTGAAACTAAAAGAAGT GTACGAGGTCAAACAGCAGTACAAAGCGTTCTACACCGGCGGTACGATCGTATGGAAGCCGGATGCACAGCAATTCCTCTGCCTAAACAATGGAACCATCAGCATCGTATCGGTCGACAACCTGCACGAACCGGTCGCACTGGGCGAGCAGGAGACGGACGGTGAAATAGCGGAAGATGTTATCTACACGTTCGCCGTCAGCAACACGGGCAACAGCATCGTTTCCGGCCACCGGTCCGGGCTGCTCAAGCTGTGGGACGGTGAAAAGCACACGGTACAGAAGATGTGGAAAACCGTTCACCAGGGACCGATCTCGCGGCTGGTGTTCAGTCCGACCGACAGTGTGATCGCGAGCGGTGGGTCCGACTCGACGATACGCTTGTGGGACCCAACGGAGCAGGTGTGCCTGGGTACGCTGCGCGGTGCGGAAGGACTGATCAACGTGATCGTGTTCCATCCGAACGCGGACAGCAAGATTGTGGTGGCGGTCGGTGACGATACGAAAATACGCGCCTGGGACTACGAATCGCGCAAGCAGATCAAAACGTTCGAAGGGCACTTTTCGCGCGTGACGGGTGTGTCGTTTTCCGAGGACCGAACACACCTCGTCTCGGCGGGGCGGGACAAAATTCTCATCCTGTGGAACTTTGAGTCGCAGCAGGCTGTGAAAACGATTCCCGTGTACGAAACGCTCGaatcggtggtggtgctccCTGCCGGTTTGCGCGTTGGTGGCATCAAGCTGAAGAAGGGCAAAGTTTACGCGGCGTGCGGTGGCGAGGAGGGACTGATAAAGGTGTGGGAAATGACGGGCGCAAAGATAATCTTCAAACAGTCGAACAGTCTCGTGGCGAAAGCGGCGGAAGAGGGTGGGCTGGCTATTACGCACCTGTTCTACAGTGAGCCGCACGGTCGGATGGCGGTCGTGTCGGCCGACCACAACATTCTGGTGCACGATTGCGAAAACTTCgactacgtgcaccagctgtCTGGGTTTAGCGACGAAATACTGGACCTGATTCTGTTCGGCAAGCGCGACCAGCACATCGCCATGGCAACGAACAGCAGCGACTTTAAGGTGTACGACGTGAGCACGATGAACTGCCGGCTGGTGAAGGGCCACACGGACATTGTGCTGTCGCTGTGTGCAAACGATCGGTATTTGCTTTCCTCCTCCAAGGATAACTCGATCCGCCTGTGGAGCTTTACCGAGGAACCGTTCACGATCAGCTGCGTTGCGATCGGGCTGAAGCACACGAACACGGTCGGGTGCGTGACGCTGAGCAGGCAGGGCGGTAATTTCTGTGCCAGCGTCAGTCAGGACCGTTGCCTGAAGACGTGGAAAATACCGAAAAAGTTTACCACCGAAGAGGACGGCGAGTTGCCGCGGCTACAGTGCAGCCTGACAGCGTTGGCCCACGAGAAGGACATTAACTGTGTGACGATTTCGCCGAACGATCGGCTGATAGCGACGGCTTCGCAGGACAAAACGGCCAAACTGTGGGACGCGAGCGATCTGAGCGTGGTGGGCGTGTTCCGCGGCCATACGCGCGGCATCTGGGCGGTACGGTTTTCCCCGGTCGATCAGATACTGCTCACCAATGCGGCCGACTGCACCATCAAGCTGTGGTCGCTGGAGGATATGACCTGCCTGAAAACGCTCGAAGGGCACGACAGCTCGGTGCTGCGCGTCGAGTTTCTCACCAACGGTATGCAGCTGCTGTCGGCGGGTGCGGACGGGCTGGTAAAGCTGTGGTCAATCAAAACCTCCGACTGTGTGCAAACGCTAGACAAGCACGATAACCGCGTCTGGGCGCTGTGTGTGACGCGGGACGAGAGTGTGTTCTACAGCGGTGGCTCCGACTCGCAGCTCATCCAGTGGCAGGATGTTACGGAAAGCAAGCGTCAGCAGGAGCTGGACCAGCGCAAGGACACGCTGCTACAGGAGCAGGAGCTGAGCAATCTGTTGAGCGAGCGGAAGCTGCTGAAAGCGCTGCGCCTGTCGCTCAACCTCGACCGGCCGCTCAGCACGCTGAAGATCGTTAACGAGGTGATCCGAACGAAGGAGCAAGGCCTGGAGGACACCGTGCGCAAGCTGTCGAACGATCACAAAGAGCGGCTGCTCCGGCACGCGATCGAGTGGaacacaaacagcaaaaattGCCGGCCGGCTCAGCTGGCGCTGAACGTGCTGCTGCAGGAGACGCTGGCGGGCCGGTTTCAGGTAAGCGAGCTGAACAAACACCTCGAAGCGTCACTTCCGTACACGGAGCGGCACTTCAAGCGACTTACCGAGTACGTAAAGGACCTAAAGTTTGTCGAGTATTCGCTGCGCTGCATGCAGCCACACGCGGCTAGGATGGATTAA